Part of the Solanum pennellii chromosome 10, SPENNV200 genome is shown below.
GGACCATCTTTCCAGTCGAAGTCCTCTTACAACGGGCATGTCCATAAAACTTATAATTTTCTAATTCACTATTAGTCTTGTAAAACAACATGCAGTCATTAACACAACTATGAATTCTATCATACGTCAATCCTAACTTGAACAACAAAGGCTTTGCCTGATAAAGTTCTTTGATATGTTAAACTCTGAATTAACTAGTTCACCCAAAAGATCAACCATTGAGTTCATAATCGCAACTGACAAGGCAGAATGCAGACTCCCTTCACATAGTGGACGACTAGACTCTTCTAATTGATCATAGAAGCGTTTTGCTTCTTCAATAGGAGcttcatcaaaatattattcCGGCTCTATCCCACCTTGAACCCCGAAAGCATCACTGATCATTTCATCAACCCTATCATGTTCAACCTattaatgacaaaattgattttctagtaaggtttttaatgaggcagcacTCAATGCGTATTATAAAATGTGTGTATTTTTTCCTTCACTAAATGTTTTTTTCACTGAGTTTTTCCTAATAAGGTTTTAAGGAGACACATTATCTATAAACATCCAAGGGGAAGTGTGACAAATCCACTTAATTGTGTGAATGTTTCTCTTAATCTATATCCTAACGTAATGTATCAattcattatattaattaaatagtaacaTATTGTCAGATGTTGTAAAAGAATGGTTAAACACCCTATAAAAGCGTAATTTCACCTTTagaaaatacacatttaaagAGTTTTATACTTTTCATTCCACTTGTCTCCCTATATTGTTTACTATCCTATACTTTCCTCTCATTTTAcaataaaaattacaataaagaTCCGttactaatttaaaataaagggTGGTCTCACAAGAAGTTGTGTATTTTGTTTTGTAGGCTTAAACTACAATACAACGAACTCCTCCTTATCACCtaactatatttatatattgatcTATAATCGCCCatacttttgatttttaattgcCATTGCCTACTTCGTCTTTTATTTTCTAGCATCGTATAACCTATCaccatttattttgattttaaaacaaaaatattgaatgaaTACTAATTCACTTTTTTGTAGAAATATAGGAAGAGATCTGTTGATGTCCGTATTCCATTTGTAAGAAAAATGACCTGGTGTTGaacatccttttttttttcatactaaTCCAAAACAGAAAGGAGAatctattttcttatttatctcCATACTCAATTTCCAAGCAAAGGGGGGAAACATAGAGATTGCAATGGGACGGTATGAAATAGGAGCGGAGCGGATTGAActtaatcaaaaaaaaaaagattttaatccACTCTGTCCGCATAATaagtttttttcaatttcagtCCACACAGCATAAttcatttaacattttttttctagttaaatttgacattaaaaatgaagttcattattttattatgtattaatttaataggatagtgatttcaaagtttatttatttatttttaaaggtCAACTGAAAAGTACTtaagaaattgtattattttcatAGAACCATGTTGAATATCTTAGTAGATTTAAAGAAATTATCTTAGCAAATAATGTTCctatataaaaagttaaaattaaatttaaacccCAGGCAGCCTTGACGAGTTAAACATTTTACTGTGGACAAGATTCctgaaatgatttttatttgttatcaaTTAATCCAGAGACTTAGGTCAAGAAATCCTACTTTCCCTATCATTCCGATAGCATGGCCTATGCTcgatcaaattcataattttgcCTCTATCATTTTGGGACCAATGTTCTTTTACTATTAAATAGCAAGGAATTTTGTCAAACAATTAAGTAGGCATGAAACACTTCATCTGAAAGCAGTAGTAGTTGGTGAACCTAGAAAAATTAATGAGTAATGATTCTATTATGTATCCAGTTTTCAACTAgtgtaacatttttttttaatgataattcGTTACTAGTGGTGAAAGGGCAACCATAGATTTAATTCTCTTCCTTTTATTTGGGTAAAATACCTCCCCTAACGATCCACAAGTGCATTACTCATCAAATTTAACTACACATTACAGCTGGTAGCGCTAAAGAGTCTGTCTGATCCAACCACACTATATACCAACAAGAGAATATTgttttcaacaaaatattattactaaaattTACACATATTTAGAAAACCCCTATCTAATCTATGAAATATAAACATGACAATGAAACAGCAAAATATCTGCAATCCACCTGAAGCAGCATGTATCTGTCAAACTCAAACTCAATGCTCACATGACACTGCAACTTTTGCAAGTGAAGGCTTAAATAATCAATAGTAGTTAAACAGAGCATTACATGGGCGGCGTTACCTGCTACCAATTCTGATTATTCTGGTTAAGCTAGTAAGTAAAACCTTAGTGCACAGAACCCCcattatgaaaaagaaaaatcattgtTACTGTGAGAGGAAACTACCTACCTACAAGCTATGGTACTCAGAATCATTTAAAAGTGTCTAATTCCCCACAAGTAGTGTAATTTTGAAGAATCTATGCATCATTTTTAAAGAGTCTAAACAACATAGCCTACAAGTGTCCGTCCCACAAGCACATATTTTAAAGGCAAACATAACATAAACCAAAGTCTATTCAAGGGACACGGTATATGTAGAGTAgctatgacaaaaaaaaatgtttatattacttcacataatattaGTTCTAGTTGGGGTAAGCTACCAGAGACTGACATAAGCACATTAAATGCCTCCATTACCCCTACTTCATATGCTCCCACTGCATTAACAATCAGTATTGGCTCATTCCCAGAAACTCACAAGATCAGCACACTATCCAAGGATAACTTTCTTTCATACACAAGCTTTTAAGTACACTGTATTATCAAATAATGGAATAACACAAATACTACCAAAGTGCAAATCTTCAAATTCTGTTCATCCTCACGCTTTTAAGATAGACTAACAGTTATGCACTATCAACTTCTCTCAAAATTCCTCTGCAGTTTAAGctgtaagaaaaataaaaaccgAGTTTGTGCATGCAAACTACCAAAAAGCTAGTCGAGAATGCATGATAATCATGATGTAACCAAATGAAAGTAATCAAAGATCACAGGCTACACACAAGGCAGAAACAGCTGACAAGCTGCAACGAATTAAGCACAATCTTCTATTCAatgctaaaaaattatttgccaATCCACAGACCATAGCAGCAAACTACATTCATATTCCCTCATCTAAAACAATTTCAGGCGCAATTATAACAATCCAACTTCACTCTGctcaacaataaaaattagGTAATGAGCAACTTCGGCATATAGAGTTCATGacagtgttatcaaaggcgtGCTTAATCCCTAAAGCGAGGCTCAAAATGCATTACGTGCTTCACCTCGCTTAACATGTGCTTCACTATCATCATCAAAGCTATAAGAAACGCTTTTCCTTGTGAATGAGCTTTTCCTGAAGAGGCGATGTTGAACCATTGACATTTCACTTTATCGTAAAAACAAACttctttgtttatatatttgttattcatactttataaattattagtcttggacaatatatatatatatatatatatgttttctcCATTTACACCTTTTCTCAATAAAACACACGCTTTATTTTCGATTCGCGCTCAAAGGCCCCAACAAACCTTAGAGCTTTTTTGCGCTTTCTGCTTTAGATAACACTGGTTCATGAGTTCTTTCTTTCTCAAGCCATCAAAATGCATTCATCTTCCCTCATCTAACCCTTAATCACTCACCATCCGGAAGCAAATAGATGATAATTCGGGAATGCAGGTCGATGCATTAACTTAGTAAAAATGTACACTTCCAATAACAAAATTAAGCTCTTTACTTCTGATCCTTTTCCTGTGATATTGGTCCAGCAGTAACTCTATGACAATAATATCAAATAGAATTAGATATAAAGTGTCCATATAAAACTCGCATGGATCCTTCATTGTAATTATATCCTAAGAATTACAACTAGAAAACTGGTAAGTTGAGCTTTTGGCATCATTTTCTTTCGAATAATCATGGAGCATACTTCCTCCACTTCTCCAGCAAATCTTAAAAGAAGAAACCACTAGATAATAGTGCATGTGCAGACACCAGAAATAAATAGATATCTGTTTGCTCTATATAGCTCAAATTTCCTTACATCAGAAAAGGAACAGGTGTCTTGTTTCCCAATTAAAATCCAAGATGATTCACAGAAATACAGCCTCTTCAATGCAAAATTCTCTAGCCCCACATACACAAAGAGGCAACAGATAATAGATGAACTCCATCTCTCCAAGAGGCATGTCAATGCATAGGGCTTCCATATTAACAGATCGAACTGCAAGCTCTTTTGTTAACTCCAATCTGTACCACAAATAAGTTGGTGGGTAACCACATGCTCCATATCTTCAAATACAGCTCTTACAGagaaaaaagtgagaaaaatcTTCCCGGCTTCATCCCACAGAAGAGGGAGGAGGGAGGTGGGCACGAAAGCATATAGGATACTCAGTTCTGAGGGCATGACTACCAAAAGAAACACATGGTTGCTAATAATAAGAGACGTACCTTTTTAGTAGTATGATCCAGAACCACCACTTCCCGTATAACCACTGCCACCCATGCCACGACTAGTATAAACCGAGTCAACCTGAAATTCATCAGAGAAGAACAGGAACCACAGTTATCATCAGATAAACACTAAAGCCTCCAGCAGAAGTCAACGGAGTAGAAGAATACATCGCTGCCACGAGACATGTAATCACTACCATAGCTGGATGAATACATTCCACCTACATCACTTCCACCATAGGAGCCtgcaaacaaaaataaaaattaagacaGCTTTCTCTAAACATACATGTAATAACAAATGTTacgaaaaataatcaaattttacaATGAACAAAAGAACATACCTCCACCATAACCCATATCCTGACGACTGCTATACATCCCATGAGAATATTGACCAGAAAGTGAGCCCCTACTGCCACCATATCCAAGATTTGATCTCCCAAGTCTACTAATATGTAAATAAGGAAGTCAATATAGTACCAATGATtgcaaaacaagaagaaaaatgaataaataataattataaggCACCTGTCACCATATGAATCTCCATAATGGGAGCCGCTTCCACTGCCAAGTTCGTAATCCAAACGAGCACGAGAATGCCGCACTCCTGCCTCAGCATAGCGGGGATGAACATCATCCTGGCATGTATGGAAGatgataaattaatttgtaTCTTCTTGTGCAGATCAGAAAATATCTTAAATCAAGTTTATGGTGAAGATAACTTACCCCTGCAGTGTATGGACGTTTTGAACCAGATGCAGAGTCATATTCACGACCACGTCCCTCGCGGTAAGATGGAGGCCTTTCAAACCGTTGCCCATATCCATCATCAACATAAGATCTCCTTGCTGCAGAGTGAGTACCTCTAGGCAATTCAGGGTAACCAGAGCCACGGGAAGAATACTCATCCCTATAGGATGCACGTCTGTCAGAATGAACCCTCGAAGGATACTCAGCTATTGCTCTGCTTCTGGGAGGAGGGATTTCCTCACGCCGTCCATACTCCCTCTTCAAGCTACTCTTTGGATATGAGGGAACTGCAATTCACTCTTAGTTATTTGGTCATTCATAAAGTTAGCAGATTTCAAACAGAAGATTTTGATGGAAGACAGAAATCATCTCATACCAGGTGGTCTTCGGTCATATGATCTGCTAGATGGTGGAGCTGTGGGTCTTCCCCTAGGAGGCAAATCCATCACAGCCCGTCTATCTCTCGATCCTGCAGGTCGCTTAAAACCACGACTAACTACAGGAGGCACGCGTGTACTAACTCTAGTCCCTCGAATAGCACGACTATGTGGCACTATACGACCCCAAGGGGCACGTGGACCATGCATGGAAATACGCCAAGGTCGCAAATCTCCTCGTCCACCATATTTCCCTCTGCCCCTCTCAAGGGGTCTTGATAATCTGGCCCTAACTTTAACCTGAAATATACAACTTCAAGAAACCACTCGCAAGAGTTACATATATTCAGGGATACTGTTAAGACAGAAAACAAACCTTGTTATCTCCTTCACCCAATTCCTCATTATTAATACTTTTAGCACAAGTAACTGCAGCTTCATGGGTGTCAAAGGTGACAAATCCGAAGTCTTTTCTCTTGGCTGAAGGCATATTTCTGGCAAGCTCAACTTTTTCAATCTTCCCATATTCTTTAAGAAACTCCCGCACACGATCCTCGTCCCAGGATGCAGAAAGGCCATCAACAAACACCGTTTTGACCTGAACTCAAGCAATATTAACTCACAGTCATATCTTAATTTatcaatacaaaattaaaaaagttcACCCACGGTCGGATAACGAATTGATATCAGCAATTGACTCAAGAAGACTCAAAAAGTAAGCATCAATTTCATCGGAAATGAACTAACAAGGAAAGAAGATGACCAAACTACCCAGCTCAAAAATTAATGCAATGGGGGAAAGGCCAAACTTGAACAGCTAGCACCTAGCTACATATCTAATTTATTGtagaaaggaaaaattaaaatacagaGCGTCCTCATTCAATCTTCTTTTCTTCGCAGCAGAAGAGACTAAAAGAGAAGGGATACAAAGCAAACCGTAGGACAAAGTATGttcaaaaacataatataactCTTTAAAGTTGTGTACCTCCAAAATAAGCTAAGAATCGCAACAACAAAAGTCTCCATATGACAATATACTAACTATACTTGACCAGTCATTGTTCCTTCTattaaaatatagatatatgtCCAGAGAGTTTACCTGTGACATGATTTCATCCCCAGGATCAATGAATGAATCCTCAAAAGAAACCTTTGCAGGCCTATCAACACCAAACATAACATCTCTCTTTTGTAACCGCTTAAAAGCATCCATTGCCTCTGAGCGCGAAGAGAACTCCAAGAAAGCAAATCCTCGATTCAGTCCCTCATTATTAGTGTCTTCGACCAACGTCAAATCCTCAATATTGTCAACACCATAATGCTTCAGCTTCTCTTTTAACTGGGAGGGAAAGCAAACATCAATGACTAGTTAAGCAGCTCCTCAAGACTGAAAATCATGATTTCTGACAATATGATATGCCTAGCCTACTTACAGCTTCTTTTGTCCAGGTCTTGCATACGTTACCCAAAAACAAAGTATCATTGTCTTGACTTGGAGAGACACCACACTGTTTTCCATTGATCTGGAAATTCCATTGTCAGGAAATACCTTCTATGAGGAATTAAAATCAgtcacataaaaattataaaatatatattaccaCTGGATTTTTCAGCTCAGTACAAGCTCGTTTTGCTTGTTCCATGGTGGCAAATCGCAGGAACGCAAATCCCTTATTCTTCTTTGTATGAGAATTCATCATAAGCCTCACTTCGGTAACCTCGCCAACTTTACAGAAGACCTTCCTGAGATCATCCTCAGTAGCATCCTTGTCCAAACCACcaacaaatatttcaatttccTTCCGCTTACGCCTTTCTTTAACAACTTCATGATGTTCTTCCTCCTCAGCGGCATGAACCATCTCAGCATGCTCCTCCCCAGCATACTCATCTTCTTCATCACCCTCAATTTCCTCATGAACATCTTCAACATCCTCTTCCACCATATCACCCTCTTCCTCTTCATCAACATCTACCTCTTCAGATACTTCCTCTATTTCATCTCCCTCTTCCTGAATATCATCATTTTCAATTCCTCTCTCATCATAATCAACAGTGACATACTCTTCAGGGTCATATTCAGGGTCATTGTCCTCCAAATCTAATCGCTCACCCTTTTCATATTGATCGATTGACTCTTTCACATCATCCACCTCTgccacaagaaaaaaaaaatcagcctCCCAAGCCAGTTGATGGAGATAATAAGAGCCTCGTATCCGAACATAATTTTCCTGCAAGTTGTATAAGCTGTCAACAATATTCAACTCTAGAGATGACGTAACTTATCAtcatagaaaaaatttaaaaagaaccGAATGAGGAAAATCCTCAAGAAAAAAGATTAATGTTACTGTAATATTTCCTACCCTTCCTTGTTGTGAATAAGGGACCCTTTCATCCATCCAAGTTCCCAGCAAAAGCCTCAccctttttcattatttcagggTTCGTCCAGCAAAGACGGGTCTTGGAACCAACTCATGAATGCCTCGATGTTACTCATACGCCTCAAACATCCTCTTGGACTTGGAGGCgcctcattttttaaaatttttgtttgaaacGTGACTTTTCATTTATTGAAAGTTAGCAAGCCATAAGATTTAAGTGATGGTCACAGCTCACCCTTACCAACCTAGAACAGGATAATATTATTACTTAgttcttgtatttcaatttagACCCGTAATTCTTTTTTGACAAACtctcaattatcacaatttgCAAAGCAATTGTCAACAGATATATAATAGGAGGGATAATATTCAAGTAAGTTGCACAAATTCCATCAATACTCACTCTTGTTCTGTACAGGTTTGGCATTCAACGGTTGCTCATGCTCCTCATGCTTTTGTTCAGGGACTTTGAATTCTTGTTTGAGCTCGACCGCGTTATCCTTACTCTCTTCTTCCATTGGTTCCTGAAGAGACTTTGGCGTGGCACGAGATGTACGGCGACCTCTTTTGGATCCAGAACCTGTAGGTGTCTTTCTCGCTGATTTTGGAGGCATAGTTGGTAAGGAGATGTATGTGAGTCGTGAAAAAGAAACAAGAGCTACAAATTGCTACTCTCTTAGGTTTGCTTTATTTGTGCCTAGTTGATGCCTAGATAACACTAGGGCATACCCGACCCGTTTTCCTAGCAAgatcataatatatttgttacaactattttttttattttttttttgttataaaatcaagctataagaatataattataaagagaaaaagacaAGAGAATAGATAGAAGAgagaaattttcttcttattcaagtgtatatcaaatggtgagtgatatctctatttatagtgttatCACTCCGAAAAGTCATTTAACTAGTAGATACATTGTTATCCAAAAGGAGGTTCATATCATCTAGGGAATACACATACATGAATTTAGTAGTTCATGAATAAACCAAATGGTCATCCActattcaatgaatttataacactcccccttcgatgtccatagataatgtgcctcgttaaaaccttactaaaaaaagcagtggaaaaaaattctagtaaagaaaaaagagtacatatattcttttaatacgcactatttgttgcctcattaaaaaccttgccaggaaaacccaatggaacaaaacctcggtcaaggaaaaaagagtgcaacgcgtattatactcccctgattaaaacatcacttaatttcttgtgatgatgtcttcAATCTTGTACACAAACTACTCAAATATTGATATTGACGAATCATATTCAATATCAATCAAATATGATGTCTTCAATTTTTGTGATCAAATCATATTCACGAAGATGTTGCATCGTTGAACTCATCTGACGAGGCTTTGAGCTTAGCCGAATACATTATTGAATATCATTCTATTCGTCATGACCTTGTTGTTTCAAGTAAATTGCACATTAAACTTGTTCATAACAATAATCATCTTGTGGACATTTTCATTTGCAGTTGATTATCTctgtacattgtggttggtaaattctttttcaaagaaaaatcacatatttcctgaatatggtgtgtcGTTGATCTCAACCAGATGCACTCTTGACTTGCTTCATGGAAGACTtttatttttgcatggtttgAAGAAGTGATCACCTACATTAGCTTCAGTGATAGCCaaaatattattgtgcctccacatgcaaacaaATAGCCTGCTTGAGATAGAGCTTTATGTGAATCAGATAAATAATCTGCATCTGCGCAACTAATCAATTGTATCTTAGATTCCTCGGAATTGAATAAACTcataactatggtccttcgaggatattcaatcatgtgctcaacaccatttcaatgtccttttatcgcggaagaaactgaatcttgccagtaaatttactgcaaaataaatatctggtcaaatattgttagtaagatgcactagtgccctgattgcaccaagatatggagtttcatcaccaagaagctcttcatccctcttttgagatcaaactgaatcatcatttatgtcaagcgatctcataatcattggggtactcaatgaatgtgatttatccatataaaacgCATCAAAACATATCTGTGTATGTGCACtgatagacaaatatttcatttgtcaaattatcaatcagTAGGTCAAGACGAAATTctgtcttaccaagaccttttcgtaaaatacaagaacaattagggtcattcttttgtatcCTTTTCctccttgactatttcaatccatataaggattcttcaagctttattgaaaaagtttctttcaaactcttatatgcttcagacacctcgattgtttcaaggattttcatataaccttcgttgtctagctagacattacaattatttgttgcatgcattcaagtttttcgtATGTTGCCatatcaaaacaaacctcattgtATCCACCATAGGAGAAAAACATTTCCAAAAATGTCAGGATTTTTGCAACAAATCCTTATGCCACAAGGCACAAATCatatttgatatcttacggttatacaatcgcataataatttatttataccctactgacattataccttgatttatggactatcTGTCCAAAACGTCACTTTTGTAAGTGAAACAATATACTTGAAtcatgcattttacttggccagccttttatctgtccacactatatgatagatttgaattcaatatcctcgtcacaatttatatcattgagcacTACCATATATCAAAGATACCatcgacggttatttgatattgattccaatatgacataacttatcgagatctcttcattttttagGTACCTTAACCTTTTCCgagttttatgaagtgttatgtcaatgtgctatTTTATAGCAGTTGCCTcgttatcatgaccatattgatcatttgctccttccttcttcaaggaattttatatttgaaaccgattggtctattacgcttccgccgtatcatagactctgtccttcaaggacttcgattggagcatttgcagctgatTATATCATAGCgtcagtgcattcatctggaaattgatttgcaacattatgcaaatgaatcatcccttgaactttaagttacatatatatatttaacgaggatctagataatccATAATTAagctcacacataattttcagctgtcaaaATCATCTCTTCCTCTAACGTTAGAATATCTAACATTCATCCCAACCTTATTTGGaaattcatctttgtgcgtggtggaaCAATTAAATCGTAACCGCACATttaacattttagatgaaaattatatggttcctgaccctgaaccaattttaatggggagACCTTGTTGGCTTGAcgcatacatgtgttgctacatgttaaatttatctcataccaaattttgTTTTGGGAGTTctgttctcataaccatgatttagctatagtTGGAGGTATACAATTTttgctaaatcaaccagcattatcaatataatttcataatttggagctgtgctcttaatttaacaattcgagcaaacaacct
Proteins encoded:
- the LOC107002365 gene encoding heterogeneous nuclear ribonucleoprotein Q-like isoform X4 encodes the protein MPNLYRTRENYVRIRGSYYLHQLAWEADFFFLVAEVDDVKESIDQYEKGERLDLEDNDPEYDPEEYVTVDYDERGIENDDIQEEGDEIEEVSEEVDVDEEEEGDMVEEDVEDVHEEIEGDEEDEYAGEEHAEMVHAAEEEEHHEVVKERRKRKEIEIFVGGLDKDATEDDLRKVFCKVGEVTEVRLMMNSHTKKNKGFAFLRFATMEQAKRACTELKNPVINGKQCGVSPSQDNDTLFLGNVCKTWTKEALKEKLKHYGVDNIEDLTLVEDTNNEGLNRGFAFLEFSSRSEAMDAFKRLQKRDVMFGVDRPAKVSFEDSFIDPGDEIMSQVKTVFVDGLSASWDEDRVREFLKEYGKIEKVELARNMPSAKRKDFGFVTFDTHEAAVTCAKSINNEELGEGDNKVKVRARLSRPLERGRGKYGGRGDLRPWRISMHGPRAPWGRIVPHSRAIRGTRVSTRVPPVVSRGFKRPAGSRDRRAVMDLPPRGRPTAPPSSRSYDRRPPVPSYPKSSLKREYGRREEIPPPRSRAIAEYPSRVHSDRRASYRDEYSSRGSGYPELPRGTHSAARRSYVDDGYGQRFERPPSYREGRGREYDSASGSKRPYTAGDDVHPRYAEAGVRHSRARLDYELGSGSGSHYGDSYGDRLGRSNLGYGGSRGSLSGQYSHGMYSSRQDMGYGGGSYGGSDVGGMYSSSYGSDYMSRGSDVDSVYTSRGMGGSGYTGSGGSGSYY
- the LOC107002365 gene encoding nucleolin-like isoform X2, which gives rise to MPPKSARKTPTGSGSKRGRRTSRATPKSLQEPMEEESKDNAVELKQEFKVPEQKHEEHEQPLNAKPVQNKKVDDVKESIDQYEKGERLDLEDNDPEYDPEEYVTVDYDERGIENDDIQEEGDEIEEVSEEVDVDEEEEGDMVEEDVEDVHEEIEGDEEDEYAGEEHAEMVHAAEEEEHHEVVKERRKRKEIEIFVGGLDKDATEDDLRKVFCKVGEVTEVRLMMNSHTKKNKGFAFLRFATMEQAKRACTELKNPVINGKQCGVSPSQDNDTLFLGNVCKTWTKEALKEKLKHYGVDNIEDLTLVEDTNNEGLNRGFAFLEFSSRSEAMDAFKRLQKRDVMFGVDRPAKVSFEDSFIDPGDEIMSQVKTVFVDGLSASWDEDRVREFLKEYGKIEKVELARNMPSAKRKDFGFVTFDTHEAAVTCAKSINNEELGEGDNKVKVRARLSRPLERGRGKYGGRGDLRPWRISMHGPRAPWGRIVPHSRAIRGTRVSTRVPPVVSRGFKRPAGSRDRRAVMDLPPRGRPTAPPSSRSYDRRPPVPSYPKSSLKREYGRREEIPPPRSRAIAEYPSRVHSDRRASYRDEYSSRGSGYPELPRGTHSAARRSYVDDGYGQRFERPPSYREGRGREYDSASGSKRPYTAGDDVHPRYAEAGVRHSRARLDYELGSGSGSHYGDSYGDRLGRSNLGYGGSRGSLSGQYSHGMYSSRQDMGYGGGSYGGSDVGGMYSSSYGSDYMSRGSDVDSVYTSRGMGGSGYTGSGGSGSYY
- the LOC107002365 gene encoding heterogeneous nuclear ribonucleoprotein Q-like isoform X3, encoding MDERVPYSQQGRENYVRIRGSYYLHQLAWEADFFFLVAEVDDVKESIDQYEKGERLDLEDNDPEYDPEEYVTVDYDERGIENDDIQEEGDEIEEVSEEVDVDEEEEGDMVEEDVEDVHEEIEGDEEDEYAGEEHAEMVHAAEEEEHHEVVKERRKRKEIEIFVGGLDKDATEDDLRKVFCKVGEVTEVRLMMNSHTKKNKGFAFLRFATMEQAKRACTELKNPVINGKQCGVSPSQDNDTLFLGNVCKTWTKEALKEKLKHYGVDNIEDLTLVEDTNNEGLNRGFAFLEFSSRSEAMDAFKRLQKRDVMFGVDRPAKVSFEDSFIDPGDEIMSQVKTVFVDGLSASWDEDRVREFLKEYGKIEKVELARNMPSAKRKDFGFVTFDTHEAAVTCAKSINNEELGEGDNKVKVRARLSRPLERGRGKYGGRGDLRPWRISMHGPRAPWGRIVPHSRAIRGTRVSTRVPPVVSRGFKRPAGSRDRRAVMDLPPRGRPTAPPSSRSYDRRPPVPSYPKSSLKREYGRREEIPPPRSRAIAEYPSRVHSDRRASYRDEYSSRGSGYPELPRGTHSAARRSYVDDGYGQRFERPPSYREGRGREYDSASGSKRPYTAGDDVHPRYAEAGVRHSRARLDYELGSGSGSHYGDSYGDSRLGRSNLGYGGSRGSLSGQYSHGMYSSRQDMGYGGGSYGGSDVGGMYSSSYGSDYMSRGSDVDSVYTSRGMGGSGYTGSGGSGSYY
- the LOC107002365 gene encoding nucleolin-like isoform X1, which produces MPPKSARKTPTGSGSKRGRRTSRATPKSLQEPMEEESKDNAVELKQEFKVPEQKHEEHEQPLNAKPVQNKKVDDVKESIDQYEKGERLDLEDNDPEYDPEEYVTVDYDERGIENDDIQEEGDEIEEVSEEVDVDEEEEGDMVEEDVEDVHEEIEGDEEDEYAGEEHAEMVHAAEEEEHHEVVKERRKRKEIEIFVGGLDKDATEDDLRKVFCKVGEVTEVRLMMNSHTKKNKGFAFLRFATMEQAKRACTELKNPVINGKQCGVSPSQDNDTLFLGNVCKTWTKEALKEKLKHYGVDNIEDLTLVEDTNNEGLNRGFAFLEFSSRSEAMDAFKRLQKRDVMFGVDRPAKVSFEDSFIDPGDEIMSQVKTVFVDGLSASWDEDRVREFLKEYGKIEKVELARNMPSAKRKDFGFVTFDTHEAAVTCAKSINNEELGEGDNKVKVRARLSRPLERGRGKYGGRGDLRPWRISMHGPRAPWGRIVPHSRAIRGTRVSTRVPPVVSRGFKRPAGSRDRRAVMDLPPRGRPTAPPSSRSYDRRPPVPSYPKSSLKREYGRREEIPPPRSRAIAEYPSRVHSDRRASYRDEYSSRGSGYPELPRGTHSAARRSYVDDGYGQRFERPPSYREGRGREYDSASGSKRPYTAGDDVHPRYAEAGVRHSRARLDYELGSGSGSHYGDSYGDSRLGRSNLGYGGSRGSLSGQYSHGMYSSRQDMGYGGGSYGGSDVGGMYSSSYGSDYMSRGSDVDSVYTSRGMGGSGYTGSGGSGSYY